In the Rhodoferax fermentans genome, CATTGCTTGCGCTGCTCACTTTGTTGATCAAGTCGGTGGTTGAGTGGCAGTTTGAACGCGACCAGAAGGCCGCTGCTGACCTGCCGCCTGAGCGGCCCAGCACATGATGCACACCCCAGGCTTCGCGCACTTCGTGTCGCCAGACCACCCCCTTGCAGGGCAACACCTGTGGCCCGGCAGAGCCGACTCCATGGTGTTTCTGGCCTGACAGCAGCTCACACCCACATTGCTTTTTCTAGAGAGTTTCTATGAGCATCGACATCCGCAACGTCAGCAAAGACTTTGGCAACTTTCACGCCCTGCGTGATGTGTCCCTTGAGATCAACTCGGGCGAACTGGTCGCCCTGCTGGGGCCATCCGGTTGCGGCAAGACCACTTTGTTGCGCATCATCGCCGGGCTGGAAACAGCGGACCGGGGCCACATCCTGTTCAACGGCGCTGACACCACCGACAAACATGTGCGCGAGCGCAATGTCGGGTTTGTGTTCCAGCATTACGCGTTATTTCGCCACATGAGTGTGTTTGACAACGTGGCTTTTGGCCTGCGCATGAAGCCCAAGGCGATCCGCCCCTCAGAGGCGGTGATCAAGGACAAGGTGCACGAACTGCTGGGCCTGGTGCAGCTTGACTGGCTGGCTGACCGTTACCCGTCCCAGCTGTCGGGTGGGCAACGCCAGCGGATTGCCCTGGCGCGTGCGCTGGCCGTGGAGCCGCAGGTGCTGCTGCTCGACGAGCCCTTTGGCGCGCTCGATGCCAAGGTGCGCAAGGAATTGCGCCGCTGGTTGCGCCGCTTGCATGACGATTTACATGTGACCAGCATTTTTGTCACCCACGACCAGGAAGAAGCGCTGGAGGTGGCAGACCGGGTGGTTTTGATGAACAGCGGCCAGGTCGAGCAGATCGGCTCGCCACAAGAGGTCTGGGACCACCCGGCCAGCCCGTTTGTGTATGGCTTTTTGGGCGATGTGAACCTGTTCCATGGCCGTGCCCATGAGGGGGAGATGCTGATTGGTGAAGACCAGCAGGGTCTGCGCCTCGTCACCCCCGAACACAGCACGGTGCAAGACAGCAAGGCCTTTGCCTATGTGCG is a window encoding:
- a CDS encoding sulfate/molybdate ABC transporter ATP-binding protein; translated protein: MSIDIRNVSKDFGNFHALRDVSLEINSGELVALLGPSGCGKTTLLRIIAGLETADRGHILFNGADTTDKHVRERNVGFVFQHYALFRHMSVFDNVAFGLRMKPKAIRPSEAVIKDKVHELLGLVQLDWLADRYPSQLSGGQRQRIALARALAVEPQVLLLDEPFGALDAKVRKELRRWLRRLHDDLHVTSIFVTHDQEEALEVADRVVLMNSGQVEQIGSPQEVWDHPASPFVYGFLGDVNLFHGRAHEGEMLIGEDQQGLRLVTPEHSTVQDSKAFAYVRPHDLEVQRYVASANAAQPVSGIVAKLTRAMVVGPTARLELVPADATAAGSGDIIEAHIPAQLYRDQGFQEGDTVLLTPRRARVFVAEGEGI